The Trypanosoma brucei gambiense DAL972 chromosome 10, complete sequence genome has a segment encoding these proteins:
- a CDS encoding kinesin, putative: MCTKCESMSAAIASLTKEIERLQKELIAREEQLQQTQETGDYYKKNCETLENELAKLTEEQEANDARHIEAYTILEEESENLRAEIEALQKQLAEKPHKDASNYEALSNKNNTRKNNYNDYKNRATMTDRRTHSNCCTMTDPVAIVMPDVMEDMQRRLTKELINCGTMTDIRSHSNCCTMTDPVAIVMPDVMEDMQRRLTKELINCGTMTDGTISTNRATMTDRRTHSNCCIMTDPVAIVMPDVMEDMQRRLTKELINCGTMTDGTISTNRATMTDRRTHSNCCIMTDPVAIVMPDVMEDMQRRLTKELINCGTMTDGTISTNRATMTDRRTHSNCCIMTDPVAIVMPDVMEDMQRRLTKELINCGTMTDGTISTNRATMTDRRTHSNCGAMTDPVAIVMPDVMEYMPRRLTKELINCGTMTDIRSHSNCCTMTDPVAIVMPDVMEDMQRRLTKELINCGTMTDIRSHSNCCTMTDPVAIVMPDVMEDMQRRLTKELINCGTMTDIRSHSNCCTMTDPVAIVMPDVMEDMQRRLTKELINCGTMTDIRSHSNCCTMTDPVAIVMPDVMEDMQRRLTKELINCGTMTDGTVSTNRATMTDRRTHSNCCTMTDPVAIVMPDVMEDMQRRLTKELINCGTMTDIRSHSNCCTMTDPVAIVMPDVMEDMQRRLTKELINCGTMTDGTVSTNRATMTDRRTHSNCCTMTDPVAIVMPDVMEDMQRRLTKELINCGTMTDIRSHSNCCTMTDPVAIVMPDVMEDMQRRLTKELINCGTMTDGTVSTNRATMTDRRTHSNCCTMTDPVAIVMPDVMEDMQRRLTKELINCGTMTDIRSHSNCCTMTDPVAIVMPDVMEDMQRRLTKELINCGTMTDIRSHSNCCTMTDPVAIVMPDVMEDMQRRLTKELINCGTMTDGTISTNRATMTDRRTHSNCCTMTDPVAIVMPDVMEDMQRRLTKELINCGTMTDIRSHSNCCTMTDPVAIVMPDVMEDMQRRLTKELINCGTMTDIRSHSNCCTMTDPVAIVMPDVMEDMQRRLTKELINCGTMTDIRSHSNCCTMTDPVAIVMPDVMEDMQRRLTKELINCGTMTDIRSHSNCCIMTDPVAIVMPDVMEDMQRRLTKELINCGTMTDGTVSTNRATMTEVCRQSNSLDRRVSCVSGTAENVSLSGETFCRNTSVNTRECSYIARNTIFASSVVSSFVPVIGEGQFEWWCLDDVYAHALLFSYCNPRDVGINIGLFDDCDDKVLLQSLGVVHRTLGSIRADYDGSVVSVIRRFLVQQRGALAGDGALEGCVPCEALFEVLISARNALLVEPMVSNSSTVKGEDRVCHGDGEGALDSCVYAHLQVAMTAVFSIARERGGYLSDIFASVKVQKALEAMRQFFTSSNLFSSGSSSVSSTSEANGDSSSFLEDMLRETEVPRFVLGGALQRAAAVLKDDVVTKLQRRRLCGGLSLEEALLACYLAEERITALTEIENLREEMVQPVTREALDLIDGAVRAFLKSEESEDFSAEATNHMKSSSFTTALAFLFTYVAAQTATETVGLPQDSPEHVRDALNVVAQTLLRRSVSQTSRFDVAQSNTAIDPESMQQSLRIIMDYAESQGYYPVTCDTSDACSRSNHHCQYSQQTRRKDTPDIDVTKREALMEKMDSPRTTPRSSPHPRLSSPQEQRPQTSVVVVSQPNVTSHHINDLVHRGRMTDPVAIVMPDVMEDMQRRLTKELINCGTMTDGTISTNRATMTDRRTHSNCCTMTDPVAIVMPDVMEDMQRRLTKELINCGTMTDIRSHSNCCTMTDPVAIVMPDVMEDMQRRLTKELINCGTMTDIRSHSNCCTMTDPVAIVMPDVMEDMQRRLTKELINCGTMTDIRSHSNCCTMTDPVAIVMPDVMEDMQRRLTKELINCGTMTDIRSHSNCCTMTDPVAIVMPDVMEDVQRRPSNRLDASTSLKVSENNGDVAVYEAVRFGDEKVVVDSCSVASVSDSFPRDLSSEVGKLQLRVLDLGKEVYMLQKELMAREEQLQKTQERADYYKKNCETLENELAKLTEEQEANDARHIEAYTILEEESENLRAEIEALQKQLAEKPHKDASNSEALSNKNYTGKTDSDHAVDGKENLGLHHVSSVRSLVHLKENKAREHLRSRSWSNGREPPGGVLPTGLRTWPQTAQQSAPAACTHEKGVERKLSEELDESDVVNHLTAQATPEMLNLKPELFVKNPASFDRLVSYLTRLVERAEREPGALSCEERHLSEVLKVFSTFYCGYRSIESGTGTCPIVDGNLRSRGGSSHSLLRRAKGMWSPESLRVSPDVGRSVDAVKEDQNGKHLGPVPSASTTFRTGRSERCTSSVRGVALVGGLLASRRRSSTAPSPTEGPRVPLPREEIEDLEGMSELVSSIEDMQSQLAYFSFSNEPELRESIKQLQQHLEELRAVLESQMSTKMSQSPSYISSFRGSCFSQGNQQGQGVQEGKPPLKAESNGCQPATDSACDTNYSNGGQTDYLAVCNAVNTCCGGRGAFHRGSNRCSHWVPLRMHRANHDENVGLAMNEPGGSIPQGRSNAFDDGSQRKCMAPNRRNQSAVMRRLLDSMRFDLDSYVYTAAEQNAASAALLEESSSLKEREADMWLRLNQTEFCEMARIEMRLKRDDLRELQHEIHRMHLLHDKELVERKRRLLIYSYRKLLDFAKRMSDILKAREFCTGTLESQRLLLLDETSDFTKDVEKYIEVL; the protein is encoded by the coding sequence ATGTGCACAAAATGTGAGAGCATGAGTGCTGCGATCGCGTcattaacaaaagaaattgaaaGACTTCAGAAAGAACTTATAGCAAGAGAAGAACAGCTACAGCAAACGCAGGAAACAGGAGACTACTACAAAAAGAACTGCGAAACCCTCGAAAACGAACTAGCAAAACTGACAGAGGAGCAAGAAGCAAACGACGCAAGGCACATCGAAGCATACACAATTcttgaagaagaaagtgagaACCTCAGGGCTGAAATTGAAGCGCTACAAAAGCAATTAGCAGAGAAGCCACACAAGGACGCATCCAACTACGAAgctctttccaacaaaaataatacgcgaaaaaataattataatgaTTATAAAAACCGCGCTACTATGACAGATCGTCGAACACACTCAAATTGTTGCACAATGACTGACCCTGTTGCAATTGTCATGCCTGATGTCatggaggatatgcaacgccgtctaacaaaggaacttatcAATTGTGGAACAATGACAGATATCCGTTCACACTCAAATTGTTGCACAATGACTGACCCTGTTGCAATTGTCATGCCTGATGTCatggaggatatgcaacgCCGTCTAACAAAGGAGCTTATCAATTGTGGTACGATGACAGATGGCACCATCTCCACTAACCGCGCTACTATGACAGATCGTCGAACACACTCAAATTGTTGCATAATGACTGACCCTGTTGCAATTGTTATGCCTGATGTCatggaggatatgcaacgCCGTCTAACAAAGGAGCTTATCAACTGTGGTACGATGACAGATGGCACCATCTCCACTAACCGCGCTACTATGACAGATCGTCGAACACACTCAAATTGTTGCATAATGACTGACCCTGTTGCAATTGTTATGCCTGATGTCatggaggatatgcaacgCCGTCTAACAAAGGAGCTTATCAATTGTGGAACAATGACAGATGGCACCATCTCCACTAACCGCGCTACTATGACAGATCGTCGAACACACTCAAATTGTTGCATAATGACTGACCCTGTTGCAATTGTTATGCCTGATGTCatggaggatatgcaacgCCGTCTAACAAAGGAGCTTATCAACTGTGGTACGATGACAGATGGCACCATCTCCACTAACCGCGCTACTATGACAGATCGTCGAACACACTCAAATTGTGGCGCAATGACTGACCCTGTTGCCATTGTTATGCCTGATGTCATGGAGTATATGCCACGCCGtctaacaaaggaacttatcAATTGTGGCACAATGACGGATATTCGTTCACACTCAAATTGTTGCACAATGACTGACCCTGTTGCAATTGTTATGCCTGATGTCatggaggatatgcaacgccgtctaacaaaggaacttatcAATTGTGGCACAATGACGGATATCCGTTCACACTCAAATTGTTGCACAATGACTGACCCTGTTGCAATTGTTATGCCTGATGTCatggaggatatgcaacgccgtctaacaaaggaacttatcAATTGTGGCACAATGACGGATATCCGTTCACACTCAAATTGTTGCACAATGACTGACCCTGTTGCAATTGTCATGCCTGATGTCatggaggatatgcaacgccgtctaacaaaggaacttatcAATTGTGGAACAATGACGGATATCCGTTCACACTCAAATTGTTGCACAATGACTGACCCTGTTGCAATTGTTATGCCTGATGTCatggaggatatgcaacgCCGTCTAACAAAGGAGCTTATCAACTGTGGTACAATGACAGATGGCACCGTCTCCACTAACCGCGCTACTATGACAGATCGTCGAACACACTCAAATTGTTGCACAATGACTGACCCTGTTGCAATTGTCATGCCTGATGTCatggaggatatgcaacgCCGTCTAACAAAGGAGCTTATCAACTGTGGTACGATGACGGATATCCGTTCACACTCAAATTGTTGCACAATGACTGACCCTGTTGCAATTGTTATGCCTGATGTCatggaggatatgcaacgCCGTCTAACAAAGGAGCTTATCAACTGTGGTACAATGACAGATGGCACCGTCTCCACTAACCGCGCTACTATGACAGATCGTCGAACACACTCAAATTGTTGCACAATGACTGACCCTGTTGCAATTGTCATGCCTGATGTCatggaggatatgcaacgCCGTCTAACAAAGGAGCTTATCAATTGTGGTACGATGACGGATATCCGTTCACACTCAAATTGTTGCACAATGACTGACCCTGTTGCAATTGTTATGCCTGATGTCatggaggatatgcaacgCCGTCTAACAAAGGAGCTTATCAACTGTGGTACAATGACAGATGGCACCGTCTCCACTAACCGCGCTACTATGACAGATCGTCGAACACACTCAAATTGTTGCACAATGACTGACCCTGTTGCAATTGTCATGCCTGATGTCatggaggatatgcaacgCCGTCTAACAAAGGAGCTTATCAATTGTGGTACGATGACGGATATCCGTTCACACTCAAATTGTTGCACAATGACTGACCCTGTTGCAATTGTTATGCCTGATGTCatggaggatatgcaacgCCGTCTAACAAAGGAGCTTATCAACTGTGGTACGATGACAGATATCCGTTCACACTCAAATTGTTGCACAATGACTGACCCTGTTGCAATTGTCATGCCTGATGTCatggaggatatgcaacgCCGTCTAACAAAGGAGCTTATCAATTGTGGTACGATGACAGATGGCACCATCTCCACTAACCGCGCTACTATGACAGATCGTCGAACACACTCAAATTGTTGCACAATGACTGACCCTGTTGCAATTGTCATGCCTGATGTCatggaggatatgcaacgccgtctaacaaaggaacttatcAATTGTGGAACAATGACGGATATCCGTTCACACTCAAATTGTTGCACAATGACTGACCCTGTTGCAATTGTTATGCCTGATGTCatggaggatatgcaacgCCGTCTAACAAAGGAGCTTATCAACTGTGGTACGATGACAGATATCCGTTCACACTCAAATTGTTGCACAATGACTGACCCTGTTGCAATTGTTATGCCTGATGTCatggaggatatgcaacgCCGTCTAACAAAGGAGCTTATCAACTGTGGTACGATGACAGATATCCGTTCACACTCAAATTGTTGCACAATGACTGACCCTGTTGCAATTGTCATGCCTGATGTCatggaggatatgcaacgccgtctaacaaaggaacttatcAATTGTGGAACAATGACGGATATCCGTTCACACTCAAATTGTTGCATAATGACTGACCCTGTTGCAATTGTTATGCCTGATGTCatggaggatatgcaacgccgtctaacaaaggaacttatcAACTGTGGTACGATGACAGATGGCACCGTCTCCACTAACCGCGCTACTATGACAGAGGTTTGCCGTCAATCTAATTCGCTTGATCGGCGTGTGTCTTGTGTATCGGGTACCGCTGAAAATGTGTCGTTGAGTGGGGAAACGTTTTGTAGGAATACATCTGTGAATACCCGTGAGTGTTCATATATTGCACGAAACACCATATTTGCTTCGagtgttgtttcttcatttgtccCCGTAATTGGGGAAGGACAGTTTGAGTGGTGGTGCTTGGACGATGTGTATGCTCAtgctcttttgttttcttactGCAATCCACGCGATGTGGGTATCAATATTGGCTTGTTCGATGACTGTGATGATAAGGTGCTTTTGCAATCTCTTGGAGTTGTTCATAGAACACTTGGCTCCATTCGTGCTGATTATGATGGCAGCGTCGTCTCGGTTATTCGTAGGTTTTTGGTTCAGCAACGCGGTGCCCTTGCAGGAGACGGCGCTCTTGAAGGTTGTGTGCCGTGCGAGGCTCTATTCGAGGTTCTTATATCTGCCAGAAATGCACTCTTGGTGGAGCCAATGGTCAGCAACTCCTCTACTGTGAAGGGGGAAGATAGGGTTTGTCACGGTGATGGAGAAGGTGCACTTGACAGCTGCGTATATGCTCACTTGCAAGTGGCGATGACCGCCGTCTTCAGCATTGCACGTGAGCGCGGTGGATATTTGTCGGATATTTTCGCATCTGTGAAGGTTCAGAAAGCACTCGAAGCAATGCGTCAGTTCTTCACTTCCAGCAATTTATTTTCGAGTGGAAGTAGCAGCGTTTCTAGTACCTCCGAGGCCAACGGAGATAGTAGCAGCTTCCTCGAAGACATGCTGAGGGAAACAGAGGTCCCGCGTTTTGTACTAGGAGGTGCATTGCAACGGGCAGCCGCGGTGCTCAAGGATGATGTGGTGACCAAATTGCAGAGGCGGAGATTGTGTGGCGGACTCTCGTTGGAGGAGGCCCTTCTTGCGTGTTATTTGGCTGAAGAAAGAATCACCGCCCTCACTGAAATCGAAAATTTGAGAGAAGAAATGGTACAGCCTGTTACACGCGAAGCGCTGGATTTAATTGACGGTGCGGTGAGGGCTTTTCTCAAGAGTGAAGAGTCCGAGGATTTCTCCGCTGAAGCCACAAACCACATGAAAAGCAGCTCCTTCACTACCGCACTGGCATTTCTCTTCACGTACGTCGCTGCTCAAACAGCGACTGAAACCGTCGGGCTTCCTCAAGATAGCCCAGAACATGTTAGAGATGCGCTAAATGTAGTTGCACAGACACTGCTAAGGCGTTCAGTGTCACAAACTTCAAGATTTGATGTAGCACAGAGTAATACAGCGATAGACCCAGAAAGCATGCAACAATCGTTGAGGATTATAATGGATTATGCGGAAAGTCAAGGTTACTACCCAGTCACATGCGATACGTCAGACGCATGCAGCCGGTCCAATCATCACTGCCAGTACTCCCAGCAAACCCGTAGAAAGGACACGCCCGACATCGACGTCACGAAAAGGGAGGCACTTATGGAAAAAATGGATTCGCCTCGTACCACTCCAAGAAGTTCACCGCACCCTCGGTTATCCTCGCCACAAGAGCAACGACCTCAAACGAGCGTGGTTGTAGTATCGCAACCAAATGTAACAAGCCACCACATCAACGACCTCGTTCACAGAGGAAGGATGACTGACCCTGTTGCAATTGTTATGCCTGATGTCatggaggatatgcaacgCCGTCTAACAAAGGAGCTTATCAACTGTGGTACGATGACAGATGGCACCATCTCCACTAACCGCGCTACTATGACAGATCGTCGAACACACTCAAATTGTTGCACAATGACTGACCCTGTTGCAATTGTCATGCCTGATGTCatggaggatatgcaacgccgtctaacaaaggaacttatcAACTGTGGAACAATGACGGATATCCGTTCACACTCAAATTGTTGCACAATGACTGACCCTGTTGCAATTGTTATGCCTGATGTCatggaggatatgcaacgccgtctaacaaaggaacttatcAACTGTGGAACAATGACGGATATCCGTTCACACTCAAATTGTTGCACAATGACTGACCCTGTTGCAATTGTTATGCCTGATGTCatggaggatatgcaacgccgtctaacaaaggaacttatcAACTGTGGAACAATGACGGATATCCGTTCACACTCAAATTGTTGCACAATGACTGACCCTGTTGCAATTGTCATGCCTGATGTCatggaggatatgcaacgccgtctaacaaaggaacttatcAACTGTGGAACAATGACGGATATCCGTTCACACTCAAATTGTTGCACAATGACTGACCCTGTTGCAATTGTTATGCCTGATGTCATGGAGGATGTGCAACGGCGGCCATCAAACAGACTTGATGCTTCCACCTCATTAAAGGTGAGCGAAAACAATGGCGACGTGGCTGTATACGAAGCTGTTCGCTTTGGTGACGAAAAAGTAGTGGTGGATAGTTGTTCTGTGGCGTCAGTGAGTGATAGTTTCCCGCGGGATTTGTCAAGTGAGGTGGGTAAACTTCAGTTAAGGGTACTAGATCTCGGGAAAGAGGTTTACATGCTTCAGAAAGAACTTATGGCAAGAGAAGAACAGCTACAGAAAACGCAGGAAAGGGCAGACTACTACAAAAAGAACTGCGAAACCCTCGAAAACGAACTAGCAAAACTGACAGAGGAGCAAGAAGCAAACGACGCAAGGCACATCGAAGCATACACAATTcttgaagaagaaagtgagaACCTCAGGGCTGAAATTGAAGCGCTACAAAAGCAATTAGCAGAGAAGCCACACAAGGACGCATCCAACTCCGAAgctctttccaacaaaaattatacgGGGAAAACGGATAGCGACCACGCTGTTGACGGGAAGGAAAATTTGGGGCTTCATCATGTGTCCTCTGTGAGATCACTAGTTCActtgaaggaaaataaagcaagGGAACATCTTCGAAGTCGTTCGTGGTCCAATGGCAGGGAGCCCCCTGGTGGTGTTCTACCTACCGGGCTGAGGACATGGCCGCAGACGGCGCAGCAAAGTGCCCCCGCTGCTTGCACCCATGAAAAAGGTGTGGAACGAAAACTTTCAGAGGAACTCGATGAGAGCGACGTCGTGAACCACCTCACCGCTCAGGCAACTCCTGAAATGCTGAATCTGAAACCCGAACTATTTGTAAAAAACCCTGCTTCGTTCGATCGTTTGGTGTCATATCTTACGCGACTCGTAGAAAGGGCTGAAAGGGAACCCGGAGCGCTGAGTTGTGAGGAAAGGCATCTTTCTGAGGTATTGAAGGTGTTCTCCACTTTTTACTGTGGTTATCGTTCCATTGAAAGTGGTACCGGCACTTGTCCCATTGTTGATGGGAATCTGCGTTCACGCGGTGGGAGTTCACATTCACTGCTTCGTAGGGCAAAAGGAATGTGGTCTCCAGAATCCTTGCGGGTTTCCCCTGATGTTGGAAGGAGCGTTGACGCTGTGAAGGAAGACCAAAATGGTAAGCATCTCGGCCCAGTGCCTTCCGCGAGTACGACATTTCGAACCGGGCGTTCTGAGAGGTGTACTTCCTCCGTTCGTGGCGTGGCGTTGGTGGGTGGGCTTTTGGCGTCGAGGAGACGCTCGTCAACTGCTCCTTCACCGACAGAGGGGCCGCGGGTCCCTCTGCCGAGGGAGGAAATAGAAGACCTGGAGGGAATGTCAGAGTTGGTGTCTTCCATCGAGGACATGCAGTCGCAGTTAGCCTACTTCAGTTTTAGCAATGAACCAGAGCTGAGGGAGTCCATCAAGCAACTGCAACAGCACCTCGAGGAACTCAGAGCAGTCCTGGAGAGCCAAATGTCAACAAAAATGTCACAATCACCCTCCTATATATCTAGTTTCAGGGGAAGCTGCTTCTCACAGGGTAACCAACAGGGTCAAGGTGTGCAAGAGGGGAAGCCACCACTAAAAGCAGAAAGCAACGGATGTCAACCTGCGACCGACAGCGCGTGTGATACAAATTATTCAAACGGTGGCCAGACAGACTATTTAGCTGTATGTAATGCTGTAAACACTTGCTGTGGAGGGAGAGGTGCGTTCCATCGTGGTTCGAATAGATGCTCCCACTGGGTACCACTGAGAATGCACAGGGCAAATCACGATGAGAACGTCGGGTTGGCGATGAATGAGCCTGGTGGCTCTATTCCTCAAGGACGGTCAAATGCTTTTGACGACGGCTCGCAACGCAAGTGTATGGCGCCGAATCGACGCAACCAGAGTGCAGTGATGAGGCGGTTGCTGGACTCTATGCGATTTGACCTTGACTCGTATGTGTACACGGCTGCCGAACAGAATGCCGCTAGCGCTGCTTTGCTAGAGGAATCGTCTtctctcaaggaaagagaagcagATATGTGGTTACGTCTCAACCAAACAGAGTTCTGCGAGATGGCAAGGATAGAAATGAGGTTGAAAAGGGATGACTTACGGGAGCTTCAGCATGAGATCCACCGCATGCACTTGTTGCACGATAAAGAACTCGTAGAGCGGAAACGGAGGTTGTTGATTTATTCCTATAGAAAATTGCTGGATTTTGCAAAGCGAATGTCCGATATTCTTAAGGCACGCGAGTTCTGTACGGGCACGCTGGAAAGCCAGCGGCTGCTGCTATTAGACGAAACGTCAGATTTCACAAAAGATGTAGAAAAGTACATTGAGGTTCTGTAG
- a CDS encoding DNA repair and recombination helicase protein PIF1, putative: MAVLRPKITLTSVRGRIQVTAEDGERVGPWGGTECFLSRQTGQGPCLVVRSSRHKRHQGTFFRLEGVRQVLSLYAMEGKLTVVVPHQKRLCSVFIETFADVDALQMMAATLQDRSRWKDIEKNVACRVQRITRTNVVDTKRITNMDGGTDTHLDYEQFEWGGGEDDSCAVGGVSCNPLEGARGERNGDGVESILQERPTGLPSAHSGGKLPKHMGGDELNPQLEGSTTPGRMQWTTDQIVATRLVCTGSNVFITGSAGTGKTEWLLHLVRNVLPRDDRTVVTASTGMSARLLGGCTIHSFAGIGRGEGGFNRVYNRVKSKPEVVRAWRQCQTLIIDEIGNISPDTFSMIDEIARSLRGAPEKPFGGIQVILLGDFLQLPPVDSPKARNEWTNGNDTDTDSNPIPGKLKWCFETATWESLKLALVGFRKSYRQMNDPDFALCLEDIRFGRYTRRVERILNECSTRQIKERHGIEPTLIVARRDEATEYNAERLKMLEDVHFHRYESEDYAAIPGMNLEKEVSLQQLLELRIGAQVVLLASLPDAPHLSNGDQGVVVSFAEQTRGPALPVVCFATSGGEEVLVPRVSMEVLGPEGRVIATRTQIPLQLSWAITVHRAQGMTLPLVSVRLNKCFFDCGQAYVALSRVRSREDLMLTAFDPSAIFADARAVDFYEKNFPAQRQSVEDTECELVTIKGKTRAKHPRSQGEKNSVDEGGNAPEEHPLRTDAAFTAYHDLDSQVSTDMPLVPQPPRKKRMLVEELPQVTSSAIPNFTQESNNGDANSQLQHPFSQNKLMVDDD, from the coding sequence ATGGCAGTACTGCGACCAAAGATAACTTTAACATCCGTGCGAGGTCGCATACAGGTAACTGCCGAAGACGGTGAGCGAGTAGGACCATGGGGTGGCACTGAGTGTTTTCTCTCGCGACAGACAGGACAAGGGCCGTGTCTCGTCGTTCGTTCAAGCCGACATAAGCGCCACCAGGGAACTTTTTTCCGACTAGAAGGTGTGCGGCAAGTGCTTTCCCTATACGCGATGGAGGGAAAACTGACAGTTGTTGTGCCGCATCAAAAACGCCTCTGCAGCGTGTTCATCGAGACATTTGCAGACGTTGACGCGCTACAGATGATGGCGGCCACTTTGCAGGATCGCAGTCGGTGGAAGGATATAGAAAAGAACGTCGCATGCCGAGTGCAGCGCATTACCCGCACGAACGTAGTGGATACAAAAAGGATCACAAATATGGACGGTGGTACTGATACCCATTTGGACTACGAACAGTTTGAATGGGGTGGGGGTGAAGACGACAGTTGTGCAGTGGGAGGAGTTAGTTGCAACCCCCTGGAGGGTGCGCGTGGGGAAAGGAACGGAGACGGCGTTGAGTCGATTCTGCAGGAGCGCCCAACGGGTCTCCCTTCTGCACATAGTGGGGGCAAGCTGCCGAAACATATGGGGGGAGACGAGTTGAATCCACAGTTGGAGGGGTCAACAACACCCGGTAGGATGCAATGGACAACGGATCAAATAGTTGCGACGCGGCTTGTCTGCACTGGGAGCAATGTTTTTATAACAGGCTCCGCTGGCACGGGCAAGACAGAGTGGCTACTCCATCTGGTAAGAAATGTCCTACCTCGTGACGATAGAACAGTCGTAACCGCCTCTACGGGTATGTCCGCCCGCTTACTAGGTGGGTGTACGATCCATTCTTTTGCGGGTATTGGGCGGGGAGAGGGAGGTTTTAACAGAGTATACAACCGTGTGAAAAGCAAACCGGAGGTGGTGCGCGCATGGCGGCAATGCCAAACGCTGATTATCGATGAGATTGGGAACATCTCCCCCGATACATTTTCCATGATTGACGAAATTGCTAGAAGTCTGCGTGGGGCACCTGAAAAACCATTTGGTGGCATTCAGGTTATTCTCCTTGGCGACTTCCTGCAGCTCCCGCCTGTAGATTCACCCAAGGCTCGTAACGAGTGGACAAACGGGAATGACACTGACACGGACAGCAATCCCATCCCGGGCAAGTTGAAGTGGTGTTTTGAAACTGCCACGTGGGAGAGTCTGAAGCTTGCTCTCGTTGGGTTCAGGAAGAGCTACAGGCAGATGAACGACCCCGACTTTGCACTATGTTTAGAGGACATACGCTTTGGTCGCTATACGAGACGTGTTGAGAGGATTTTGAACGAGTGCAGTACCCGTCAGATAAAGGAGCGGCATGGCATCGAACCGACACTGATCGTCGCCCGCCGTGACGAGGCGACAGAGTACAATGCGGAACGGCTCAAGATGCTTGAGGATGTACATTTTCACCGCTATGAATCGGAGGATTATGCGGCTATTCCAGGGATGAACTTGGAAAAGGAGGTTTCTCTTCAACAATTACTGGAGTTGCGCATAGGTGCACAAGTCGTTCTCCTAGCGTCACTACCTGATGCTCCTCATCTTTCTAACGGTGATCAAGGTGtcgttgtttcctttgcCGAGCAAACCCGAGGTCCAGCTCTTCCAGTGGTTTGCTTCGCCACTAGTGGTGGTGAGGAGGTGCTGGTCCCCCGTGTTTCCATGGAGGTGTTGGGTCCTGAGGGAAGAGTAATTGCAACCCGCACCCAAATTCCCTTACAGTTATCATGGGCCATAACGGTACATCGCGCGCAAGGGATGACACTTCCCCTGGTGAGTGTGCGATTGAACAAATGTTTTTTTGACTGCGGCCAGGCGTACGTAGCATTGTCAAGGGTGCGGTCCCGGGAGGATCTGATGCTTACAGCGTTCGATCCGTCAGCTATATTTGCTGACGCCCGGGCTGTTGACTTCTATGAGAAGAACTTCCCCGCTCAGCGGCAGAGTGTCGAAGATACCGAGTGCGAGCTAGTAACTAtcaaggggaaaacaagggCAAAACACCCGCGTTCTCagggagagaaaaacagtgttgatgaggggggaaatgccCCTGAGGAGCACCCACTGAGAACAGATGCCGCCTTCACGGCTTACCACGACCTTGATAGCCAGGTCAGCACTGACATGCCACTAGTGCCGCAACCAccgagaaaaaagagaatgttGGTGGAAGAGCTGCCTCAAGTAACGTCTAGCGCCATTCCGAACTTCACGCAAGAGAGCAACAACGGTGACGCAAATTCACAACTTCAGCACCCCTTTTCTCAGAACAAGCTAATGGTGGACGATGattga